Proteins from one Nicotiana tabacum cultivar K326 chromosome 23, ASM71507v2, whole genome shotgun sequence genomic window:
- the LOC142177029 gene encoding uncharacterized protein LOC142177029, with the protein MKEAEMIDYFLQTLDPDYLSYMLSAIGKPFIEAIKIGEIVENVMKSGKIVSQAALKATTQAIQSGSGSFGNRKKKEEGSMMASGFGGVQRGIVPSYVQFQQGQSNSHQHYYPPQGPRYSIPPQQYTVFNAQAYLRLIELIMPRYVNPNSKGFDSNAKCEYHSNTQGHSTKNYWTLNKAIEDLIEGKAIVVTNNKDTPNITNNPLPTHNNTYFIGMICDYRDYKQSGKTEMVVETIGKEPKVIVSPPQLAPLIVKGASSSLNLAGLGKSILYVPGSTKRVDVQLGGPKLYILWGIQKIVPNNDLRNITEPVMIRPVVQLLVTNTKDIPMNYNKTVMIYRGKEIVEETDEIRGLTRSGRCYSPEELRKAKQAMESHLLVKELVAEKEAEEFLKKMKMQDYPIIDQLRKTPAQIFLLSLLLHSEEHHRVLIKTLNEAYVSEKTTVNQLEKMAERFFEVNRITFSDDDLPEEGAGHNRALHLTLNIDTNRIRTSNVSIRAFDGSKRDTIGEIELTMTIGPVDFNIVFQVLDMETSYNFLLGRPWIHMARAGIVNPIAPFSKKDTFGLGFKPTSTDIDRAKAHKKNGCDLSKPIPHISYFFVKPQFEEVQNPYSQDDIDEVCQGHKEIFYEINMVQVGEGPSRASVQLIGPDTSLNNWEATHLPIRKESW; encoded by the exons ATGAAAGAGGCAGAAATGATTGACTATTTTCTCCAAACTCTGGATCCTGATTACCTCTCTTACATGTTGTCCGCCATTGGTAAACCCTTCATTGAGGCAATTAAGATTGGTGAAATAGTTGAGAATGTCATGAAGTCAGGAAAAATTGTGAGTCAGGCAGCTCTTAAGGCAACCACACAAGCAATTCAAAGCGGGTCAGGCAGTTTTGGAAATcgaaaaaagaaagaggaaggaTCCATGATGGCATCTGGGTTCGGGGGAGTTCAAAGAGGAATAGTTCCTTCTTATGTGCAATTCCAACAAGGACAATCCAATTCTCATCAACATTACTATCCACCTCAGGGTCCCCGATACTCCATTCCCCCACAACAATAcacagtgtttaatgctcaaGCTTAT TTGCGGTTGATTGAACTTATCATGCCGCGTTATGTGAATCCAAATTCGAAAGGTTTTGACTCAAATGCAAAATGTGAGTATCACTCTAACACCCAAGGTCATAGTACTAAAAATTATTGGACGTTAAATAAAGCcattgaagatttgattgaaggAAAGGCAATTGTGGTGACAAACAATAAGGATACTCCTAATATCACAAACAATCCACTCCCAACTCATAataatacatattttattgggatgatttgtgattatCGGGATTATAAGCAGTCTGGCAAGACAGAGATGGTTGTCGAAACCATAGGGAAAGAACCAAAAGTGATAGTAAGCCCACCGCAATTGGcaccgttgattgtgaaaggtgCGAGTTCTAGCTTGAACTTGGCAGGTTTGGGAAAATCGATTCTCTATGTCCCTGGAAGCACAAAAAGAGTTGACGTTCAATTAGGTGGGCCCAAACTTTACATCCTTTGGGGCATTCAAAAGATTGTTCCGAATAATGATTTGAGAAATATAACAGAGCCTGTCATGATCCGACCTGTTGTACAACTCCTAGTGACAAACACGAAAGATATTCCCATGAATTATAACAAGACTGTCATGATATATAGAGGAAAAGAGATAGTTGAAGAAACAGATGAAATAAGGGGCTTGACCCGCTCTGGAAGGTGCTACTCGCCAGAGGAATTGAgaaaagctaagcaagccatGGAAAGTCACTTGCTAGTGAAAGAactagttgcagaaaaagaagcgGAGGAATTCCTTAAGAAGATGAAAATGCAAGATTACCCAATCATTGACCAACTAAGGaaaacccctgctcagatatttttgttatctcttcttttgcacTCGGAAGAGCATCACCGTGTGTTGATCAAAACTCTGAACGAGGCATATGTCTCAGAAAAGACAACGGTGAATCAGCTAGAAAAAATGGCTGAAAGATTCTTTGAAGTAAATAGAATTACTTTCAGCGATGATGATTTGCCTGAGGAAGGAGCTGGGCACAATAGAGCTTTGCATCttacg CTGaacattgacactaacagaattcgAACTAGTAATGTCAGCATCAGAGCTTTTGATGGTTCAAAAAGggacactattggggaaatcgaaCTCACCATGACAATCGGCCCGGTTGATTTCAACATTGTCTTTCAAGTGTTAGAtatggaaacttcctataattttcttctgggaaggccgtggatccatatGGCCAGAGCT GGAATTGTGAACCCTATTGCTCCTTTTTCGAAGAAAGATACCTTTGGCTTGGGTTTTAAACCAACATCAACTGACATAGACAGAGCCAAGGCCCACAAAAAGAATGGTTGTGATTTGTCCAAACCAATCCCTCACATTAGCTACTTTTTTGTCAAGCCACAATTTGAAGAAGTCCAAAATCCCTATTCTCAGGATGACATTGATGAAGTTTGTCAGGGTCACAAGGAGATATTCTATGAGATCAATATGGTTCAAGTTGGTGAGGGCCCTAGCCGTGCAAGTGTTCAGTTGATTGGTCCAGATACCTcgctcaacaactgggaagcaactcaCCTTCCCAttaggaaggagtcttggtag